A section of the Kribbella sp. HUAS MG21 genome encodes:
- the kduI gene encoding 5-dehydro-4-deoxy-D-glucuronate isomerase, producing MTLQIRHATHPEQLPGFDTAALRRHYLVDDLFVPGAVTAVLTHHDRIVLAGACPANGPLTLATYPELRSEYFLERREAGIVNVGGPGTVTADGTKYELATGACLYVGRGVRDVVFDGPEAAFYVFSAPAHTAYPTAQVNPGEGNRLELGDQQTANRRTIDQYIHADGVRSCQVVLGVTTLHPGSTWNTMPAHTHDRRTECYLYFGLPETERIVHLLGEPDETRHLLVADRQAIISPSWSIHSGCGTSSYSFVWAMAGENQAFGDMDGVDVRDLR from the coding sequence GTGACTCTGCAGATCAGGCACGCCACCCATCCCGAGCAGCTCCCCGGTTTCGACACCGCGGCGCTGCGCCGCCACTACCTGGTGGACGACCTGTTCGTCCCCGGCGCCGTCACCGCGGTGCTCACCCACCACGACCGGATCGTGCTCGCCGGCGCCTGTCCGGCGAACGGCCCGCTGACGCTCGCCACCTACCCCGAGCTCCGCAGCGAGTACTTCCTCGAGCGCCGCGAGGCCGGGATCGTCAACGTCGGCGGCCCCGGTACGGTCACCGCCGACGGGACGAAGTACGAGCTCGCCACCGGCGCCTGCCTGTACGTCGGACGCGGTGTCCGCGACGTCGTCTTCGACGGACCGGAGGCGGCGTTCTACGTCTTCTCGGCGCCCGCGCACACCGCCTACCCGACCGCCCAGGTGAACCCCGGCGAGGGCAACCGCCTCGAGCTCGGCGACCAGCAGACCGCGAACCGCCGGACGATCGACCAATACATCCACGCGGACGGCGTCCGGAGCTGCCAGGTCGTGCTCGGCGTGACCACGCTGCACCCGGGCAGCACGTGGAACACCATGCCCGCCCACACCCACGACCGCCGTACCGAGTGCTACCTGTACTTCGGCCTGCCGGAGACCGAGCGCATCGTGCACCTGCTCGGCGAGCCCGACGAGACGCGGCACCTGCTGGTCGCGGACCGCCAGGCGATCATCTCCCCGAGCTGGTCGATCCACTCCGGCTGCGGTACGTCGTCGTACAGCTTCGTCTGGGCGATGGCCGGCGAGAACCAGGCGTTCGGCGACATGGACGGCGTCGACGTCCGGGACTTGCGGTGA
- a CDS encoding SDR family oxidoreductase, with amino-acid sequence MSLFSLEGRTALVTGARRGIGAAIAAGYAAAGAELILMARDAALEDTLEAIKQLGGSTAEVVIADFADPAAVERAAMEIVDNRTIDILVNNVGTIRRAPAAATTTADWQHVIDVNLNSTWAVTRPIGAAMAERRTGKIVTIASLLSFQGGITVPAYTASKHAVAGLTRALANEWGPAGVQVNAIAPGYISTDNTTALRADPDREAAIRQRIPAGRWGRPEDVVGAAVFLASAAADYVNGHVLAVDGGWLAR; translated from the coding sequence GTGAGCCTTTTCAGCCTGGAAGGCCGGACGGCGCTCGTCACCGGCGCGCGGCGCGGGATCGGCGCCGCGATCGCCGCCGGGTACGCCGCGGCCGGCGCCGAGCTGATCCTGATGGCCCGGGACGCCGCGCTCGAGGACACCCTGGAGGCGATCAAGCAGCTCGGCGGCAGTACGGCCGAGGTGGTGATCGCCGACTTCGCGGACCCGGCGGCGGTCGAACGCGCGGCGATGGAGATTGTCGACAACAGGACGATCGACATCCTGGTCAACAACGTCGGGACGATCCGGCGGGCGCCGGCGGCCGCGACGACGACCGCCGACTGGCAGCACGTGATCGACGTGAACCTCAATTCCACCTGGGCGGTGACGCGTCCGATCGGGGCGGCGATGGCGGAACGCCGTACCGGGAAGATCGTCACGATCGCGTCGTTGCTCAGCTTCCAGGGCGGGATCACCGTCCCGGCGTACACCGCCAGCAAGCACGCGGTCGCGGGGCTGACCCGGGCGCTGGCCAACGAGTGGGGGCCGGCCGGGGTCCAGGTGAACGCGATCGCGCCCGGATACATCAGCACCGACAACACCACCGCGTTGCGCGCGGACCCCGACCGGGAGGCGGCGATCCGGCAGCGCATCCCGGCCGGTCGCTGGGGACGGCCCGAGGACGTGGTCGGCGCCGCGGTCTTCCTGGCCTCGGCGGCCGCCGATTACGTGAACGGCCACGTCCTCGCCGTCGACGGCGGCTGGCTCGCCCGCTGA
- a CDS encoding IclR family transcriptional regulator — MSSPSAIDKTLMVLDAVLEHSRFTDVVNATGLAKSTVHRIMASLVEHEFVAQADDGSYHPGPKALRLAGHALTNVDLATVARPVLADLVAQTRCTVHVGLLNGDEAIYVARLDGPKPYRMPSRVGKAIWLHCTGIGKALLAEKDDESLDVHITRTGLPARTPLTHTTAAALKADLAQIRARGYALDDEENEPGIRCVAAVIHDHTGAAIAAVSISTLSLEQSIAQVALMAPAAIEAARKISAALGYREPTN; from the coding sequence ATGAGTTCACCGTCGGCCATCGACAAGACGTTGATGGTGCTGGACGCCGTACTGGAGCACTCGCGGTTCACCGACGTGGTGAATGCGACCGGTCTGGCCAAGTCGACCGTGCACCGGATCATGGCGTCGCTGGTCGAGCACGAGTTCGTCGCCCAGGCCGACGACGGGTCGTACCACCCGGGCCCGAAGGCGCTCCGGCTCGCCGGGCACGCACTGACGAACGTCGACCTCGCGACAGTGGCCCGGCCGGTGCTCGCGGACCTGGTCGCGCAGACACGCTGCACGGTGCACGTCGGCCTGCTCAACGGCGACGAGGCGATCTACGTCGCGCGACTCGACGGCCCGAAGCCGTACCGGATGCCGTCGCGGGTCGGCAAGGCGATCTGGCTGCACTGCACCGGCATCGGCAAGGCGCTGCTCGCCGAGAAGGACGACGAGTCGCTCGACGTCCACATCACGAGGACAGGTCTTCCGGCACGTACGCCGCTCACGCACACCACGGCCGCCGCGCTGAAGGCCGACCTCGCCCAGATCCGCGCCCGCGGCTACGCCCTCGACGACGAGGAGAACGAGCCCGGCATCCGCTGCGTCGCCGCGGTCATCCACGACCACACCGGCGCCGCGATCGCCGCCGTCAGCATCTCCACCCTCTCCCTCGAGCAGTCGATCGCCCAGGTCGCCCTGATGGCCCCCGCCGCCATCGAAGCCGCCCGCAAAATCTCCGCCGCCCTCGGCTACCGCGAGCCCACCAACTGA
- a CDS encoding peptidase inhibitor family I36 protein: protein MAGAGSAPDAGTAGWPICTASRICIWQDAGFEGFTKLTQVPVTPGSCRLIWFGGSSVFNNTSVTQRLYTSKNCTGTPRRDLAPRQYIADLGYEYYSLGG, encoded by the coding sequence GTGGCAGGCGCTGGCTCCGCGCCCGATGCCGGGACGGCGGGGTGGCCGATCTGCACGGCCTCGCGGATCTGCATCTGGCAGGACGCGGGGTTCGAGGGATTCACCAAGCTCACGCAGGTGCCGGTGACGCCCGGGTCGTGCCGGCTCATCTGGTTCGGCGGCAGCTCTGTCTTCAACAACACGTCGGTGACCCAGCGGCTCTACACGAGCAAGAACTGCACGGGCACCCCGCGGCGCGATCTTGCGCCGCGTCAGTACATCGCTGATCTCGGCTACGAGTACTACTCACTGGGCGGCTGA
- a CDS encoding MFS transporter: MSTPDTQAPITRGLFPAPGPLRPLALATLLSRVGNGLLMTVSVLYFTRIVGLSIAQVGLGLTIAGLFGLLSAVPLGHLADRRGPRGLFVVLSLMVCGLSLIYLLVQNFWQFLVVSIVLTMVDRGAGAVRAALIAAVTHGAGRVAARAYLRAVTNIGIMLGAGVGAFALHFDTGTAYRLMFVLDAVLSSIAAFVVLAMPRVAPQPHDDGGPVWIALRDRGYLAVAALNAGMSIHFAVLDVAIPLWVVDHTDAPRWTVALLLIINTVVVSLFQVRSSRGIADPASAARATRTAGLLLMASMVLLAGATWGNAAIAVGLLALGALVQVIGELLQSSGSFLLSFDLAPGHAHGQYQGVWNTSMSISTMIAPTVLALLPLGLGVPGWIILGTWFAVIGLLFVPVVRWAAAQSPSLAL, translated from the coding sequence GTGAGCACGCCGGACACCCAGGCACCGATCACCCGCGGGCTGTTCCCTGCCCCAGGACCGTTGCGGCCGCTGGCGCTCGCGACGCTGCTGAGCCGGGTCGGCAACGGCCTGCTGATGACGGTCAGCGTGCTGTACTTCACCCGCATCGTCGGGCTATCGATCGCGCAGGTCGGGCTCGGCCTCACGATCGCGGGTCTGTTCGGGCTGTTGTCCGCAGTACCGCTCGGGCACCTCGCCGACCGGCGTGGCCCGCGCGGCCTGTTCGTCGTCCTGAGCCTGATGGTCTGCGGGCTCTCGCTCATCTACCTGCTGGTGCAGAACTTCTGGCAGTTCCTCGTCGTGAGCATCGTGCTGACGATGGTCGACCGCGGCGCGGGCGCCGTCCGGGCCGCGTTGATCGCCGCCGTCACGCACGGCGCGGGACGGGTCGCGGCGCGTGCGTACCTGCGGGCCGTCACGAACATCGGCATCATGCTCGGCGCGGGCGTCGGCGCGTTCGCGCTGCACTTCGACACCGGTACGGCTTACCGCCTGATGTTCGTGCTGGACGCCGTACTGAGCAGCATCGCGGCGTTCGTCGTTCTGGCGATGCCGCGGGTCGCTCCGCAGCCCCATGACGACGGCGGGCCGGTCTGGATCGCGCTGCGCGACCGCGGGTACCTTGCGGTCGCGGCGCTCAACGCGGGCATGAGCATCCACTTCGCCGTCCTCGACGTCGCGATCCCGCTCTGGGTGGTCGACCACACCGACGCGCCGCGCTGGACGGTGGCATTGCTGCTGATCATCAATACCGTGGTGGTGTCGTTGTTCCAGGTACGGTCGTCGCGCGGCATCGCGGATCCGGCCTCGGCCGCGCGGGCCACCCGGACCGCCGGGTTGTTGCTGATGGCATCGATGGTGCTGCTCGCCGGCGCCACCTGGGGCAACGCCGCGATCGCGGTAGGCCTGCTCGCGCTCGGCGCCCTGGTTCAGGTGATCGGCGAACTGCTGCAGTCCTCGGGCTCGTTCCTGCTCAGTTTCGACCTCGCGCCGGGGCACGCCCACGGCCAGTACCAGGGCGTCTGGAACACCAGCATGTCGATCAGCACGATGATCGCGCCGACAGTCCTCGCCCTGCTGCCACTCGGCCTCGGCGTCCCCGGCTGGATCATCCTCGGCACCTGGTTCGCCGTGATCGGCCTCTTGTTCGTACCGGTCGTGCGCTGGGCGGCAGCCCAATCGCCTTCACTGGCGTTGTAG
- a CDS encoding MOSC domain-containing protein, whose translation MRLLTVNVVEKLIPGPKETGFTAIDKRPQSGRVRVGELGLAGDRVCDTKNHGGPDLALYSYAEEDANWWAAELGRDIPTGLFGENLRTEGLDVNGALLGEVWRIGAEVEVMVRAPRIPCITFQHRMQEPRWVKRFHQAGRPGAYLKVLKEGTIGAGDPIEIVSRPDHEVTVAHMFGDQDPAKLRRMLDSGVDLMNELRDTAHRVLARG comes from the coding sequence ATGCGGTTGCTGACGGTCAATGTGGTGGAGAAGCTGATTCCGGGTCCGAAGGAGACGGGGTTCACCGCCATCGACAAGCGGCCGCAGTCGGGGCGGGTGCGTGTCGGCGAGCTCGGGCTGGCGGGCGACCGCGTCTGCGACACCAAGAACCACGGCGGCCCGGACCTCGCGCTCTACTCGTATGCCGAGGAGGACGCGAACTGGTGGGCCGCCGAGCTTGGCCGGGACATCCCGACCGGCCTGTTCGGCGAGAATCTCCGGACCGAGGGCCTCGACGTGAACGGCGCGCTGCTCGGTGAGGTGTGGCGGATCGGTGCCGAGGTCGAGGTGATGGTGCGCGCGCCGCGGATCCCGTGCATCACCTTCCAGCACCGGATGCAGGAGCCGCGCTGGGTCAAGCGCTTCCACCAGGCAGGCCGCCCGGGCGCGTACCTCAAGGTGCTCAAGGAAGGCACGATCGGCGCCGGCGACCCGATCGAGATCGTCAGCCGGCCGGACCACGAGGTCACCGTGGCGCACATGTTCGGCGACCAGGACCCCGCGAAACTCCGCCGCATGCTCGACTCCGGCGTCGACCTGATGAACGAACTCCGCGACACCGCACACCGCGTCCTGGCGCGCGGGTGA
- a CDS encoding aminoglycoside phosphotransferase family protein, giving the protein MPVEIPAGLLVVASRGQDWADWLDRLPRLVRELLDEWDLRVDGTTAYGNCALVVPVLTRDGQRAVLKVQFPHWEAETEHLALRTWAGNGAVRLLRADPHRFALLLERLEPRDLTTIDALDACEIVGATYKRLHVPAGPQYRTLSGELRRWAEGLRRLPASAPVPHRYVEQAISLAEDFAADPDTDGRLIHTDLHYENMLAADREPWLVIDPKPLSGDPHYEVAPLIWNRWDEVANAHDLRFAVRQRFWTTIDAAGLDEDRARAWVIVRQLLNVLWTLESTTPDQSLPQDWLTRNIAIVKAIQD; this is encoded by the coding sequence GTGCCGGTCGAGATCCCGGCCGGGCTGCTCGTCGTCGCGTCTCGCGGGCAGGACTGGGCTGATTGGCTCGACCGGCTGCCGCGGCTGGTGCGGGAGCTGCTCGACGAGTGGGACCTGCGGGTCGACGGTACGACGGCCTACGGGAACTGCGCGCTCGTCGTACCGGTACTCACGCGCGACGGTCAGCGCGCCGTACTGAAGGTGCAGTTCCCGCACTGGGAGGCGGAGACCGAGCACCTGGCGTTGCGCACGTGGGCCGGCAACGGCGCCGTACGCCTGCTCCGCGCGGACCCGCACCGGTTCGCGCTGTTGCTGGAGCGATTGGAGCCGCGGGACCTGACCACGATCGACGCGCTGGACGCCTGCGAGATTGTTGGCGCTACCTACAAGCGGCTGCACGTCCCGGCCGGTCCGCAGTACCGGACGCTGTCGGGGGAGCTGCGGCGCTGGGCCGAGGGTCTCCGGCGGCTGCCCGCGTCGGCGCCGGTGCCGCACCGGTACGTCGAGCAGGCGATCTCGCTGGCCGAGGACTTCGCCGCCGACCCGGACACCGACGGCCGGCTGATCCACACCGACCTGCACTACGAGAACATGCTCGCCGCGGACCGCGAACCGTGGCTGGTGATCGACCCGAAACCGCTGTCCGGCGACCCGCACTACGAGGTCGCGCCGCTGATCTGGAACCGCTGGGACGAGGTGGCGAACGCCCACGACCTGCGCTTCGCCGTCCGGCAACGGTTCTGGACCACGATCGACGCCGCCGGCCTCGACGAGGACCGCGCCCGTGCCTGGGTGATCGTCCGTCAACTGCTGAACGTCCTGTGGACTCTCGAGTCCACGACGCCCGACCAGTCCCTGCCCCAGGACTGGCTCACCCGCAACATCGCCATCGTCAAGGCGATTCAGGACTGA
- the lepA gene encoding translation elongation factor 4: MPVGPTTVPQPGRTDPSLIRNFCIIAHIDHGKSTLADRMLQITGVVDDRSMRAQYLDRMDIERERGITIKSQAVRLPFTPSPDSPGGLLAPDGTTYILNMIDTPGHVDFTYEVSRSLEACEGAVLLVDAAQGIEAQTLANLYLALNADLHIIPVLNKIDLPSAQPEKYSEELANIIGCSPSDVLKVSAKTGEGVEDLLSEIVAQIDPPKGVKDAPPRALIFDSVYDTYRGVVTYVRVVDGELNHRDRIKMMSTGAVHEMLEVGVISPEPSKTQSIGVGEVGYLITGVKDVRQSRVGDTVTSNVNGATEALGGYKHPQPMVYAGLYPIDGDDYPTLRDALDKLQLNDAALQYEPETSGALGFGFRCGFLGLLHMEIVRERLEREFNLDLISTAPNVVYRVVMEDGTEHVVTNPSEFPEGKVDEVFEPVVKATILSPSDYIGAIMELCQQKRGQLQGMDYLSEDRVELRYTLPLAEIVFDFFDQLKSKTKGYASLDYEPTGEQSAQLVKVDILLHGETVDAFSAIVHRDSAYGYGVALAGKLKELIPRQQFEVPIQAAIGSRVIARETIRAIRKDVLAKCYGGDITRKRKLLEKQKEGKKRMKMVGRVEVPQEAFIAALRTTDTGEKAGKK, encoded by the coding sequence GTGCCCGTTGGCCCCACGACTGTGCCGCAGCCGGGTCGTACCGACCCGTCGCTGATCCGGAACTTCTGCATCATCGCCCACATCGACCACGGCAAGTCGACGCTGGCCGACCGGATGCTGCAGATCACCGGCGTGGTCGACGACCGCTCGATGCGGGCGCAGTACCTCGACCGGATGGACATCGAGCGCGAGCGCGGCATCACGATCAAGTCGCAGGCGGTCCGGCTGCCGTTCACCCCGAGCCCGGACTCCCCGGGCGGCCTGCTGGCCCCGGACGGTACGACGTACATCCTGAACATGATCGACACGCCGGGTCACGTGGACTTCACCTACGAGGTGTCCCGGTCGCTCGAGGCGTGTGAGGGCGCCGTACTGCTGGTCGACGCCGCGCAGGGCATCGAGGCGCAGACGCTGGCGAACCTCTACCTCGCGCTGAACGCCGACCTGCACATCATCCCGGTGCTGAACAAGATCGACCTGCCGAGCGCGCAGCCGGAGAAGTACTCCGAGGAGCTCGCGAACATCATCGGCTGCAGCCCGTCCGACGTGCTGAAGGTGTCGGCGAAGACCGGCGAGGGCGTCGAGGACCTGCTCAGTGAGATCGTCGCCCAGATCGACCCGCCGAAGGGCGTCAAGGACGCGCCGCCGCGGGCGCTGATCTTCGACTCCGTCTACGACACGTACCGCGGTGTCGTCACGTACGTCCGGGTCGTCGACGGCGAGCTGAACCACCGGGACCGGATCAAGATGATGTCGACCGGCGCGGTGCACGAGATGCTCGAGGTCGGCGTGATCTCGCCGGAGCCGAGCAAGACGCAGAGTATCGGCGTGGGTGAGGTCGGTTACCTGATCACCGGCGTGAAGGACGTCCGTCAGTCCCGGGTCGGTGACACCGTCACCTCGAACGTCAACGGCGCGACCGAGGCGCTCGGCGGCTACAAGCACCCGCAGCCGATGGTGTACGCCGGTCTGTACCCGATCGACGGCGACGACTACCCGACGCTGCGCGACGCCCTCGACAAGCTGCAACTGAACGACGCCGCCCTGCAGTACGAGCCGGAGACCTCCGGCGCGCTCGGGTTCGGGTTCCGCTGCGGGTTCCTCGGGCTGCTGCACATGGAGATCGTCCGCGAGCGGCTCGAGCGCGAGTTCAACCTGGACCTGATCTCGACCGCGCCGAACGTCGTCTATCGGGTGGTGATGGAGGACGGCACCGAGCACGTCGTGACGAACCCGAGCGAGTTCCCCGAGGGCAAGGTCGACGAGGTGTTCGAGCCGGTCGTGAAGGCGACGATCCTGAGCCCGAGCGACTACATCGGCGCGATCATGGAGCTGTGCCAGCAGAAGCGCGGCCAGCTGCAGGGTATGGACTACCTGTCCGAGGACCGGGTCGAGCTGCGCTACACGCTGCCGCTGGCCGAGATCGTGTTCGACTTCTTCGACCAGCTGAAGTCGAAGACCAAGGGCTACGCGTCGCTCGACTACGAGCCGACCGGCGAGCAGTCCGCGCAGCTGGTGAAGGTCGACATCCTGTTGCACGGCGAGACCGTGGACGCGTTCTCCGCGATCGTGCACCGCGACAGCGCTTACGGGTACGGCGTGGCGCTGGCCGGCAAGCTCAAGGAGCTGATCCCGCGGCAGCAGTTCGAGGTGCCGATCCAGGCCGCGATCGGGTCCCGGGTGATCGCCCGCGAGACCATCCGCGCGATCCGCAAGGACGTGCTCGCCAAGTGCTACGGCGGTGACATCACCCGGAAGCGCAAGCTGCTCGAGAAGCAGAAGGAAGGCAAGAAGCGGATGAAGATGGTCGGCCGCGTGGAGGTCCCGCAGGAGGCCTTCATCGCCGCGCTCCGCACCACCGACACCGGCGAGAAGGCCGGCAAGAAGTAG
- a CDS encoding SigE family RNA polymerase sigma factor, whose amino-acid sequence MVSIERPAPVDAQAAVSELYRQHWVGLVRLAVLMVDDRQAAEDVVQEAFAELYRRWPLRGSDAALAYLRTAVVNRSRSVLRRRKVARLYIPPHQAPHASAESSAVLGEERSQVQQALQALPRRTREVLVLRYYLDLAFAEIAQILGISESSARATSSRGLAILTERLKELR is encoded by the coding sequence ATGGTGAGCATCGAACGCCCGGCGCCTGTGGACGCACAGGCGGCTGTGTCGGAGCTCTACCGGCAGCACTGGGTGGGCCTCGTCCGGCTGGCCGTTCTGATGGTCGACGACCGGCAGGCGGCGGAGGACGTCGTACAGGAGGCTTTCGCCGAGCTGTACCGCCGCTGGCCGCTGCGGGGGTCCGACGCGGCGCTCGCCTACCTGCGTACGGCGGTGGTGAACCGCAGCCGGTCGGTACTGCGAAGACGCAAGGTGGCGCGGCTGTACATCCCACCCCACCAGGCGCCGCACGCCTCCGCCGAGAGCTCGGCGGTGCTCGGTGAGGAGCGGTCCCAGGTGCAGCAGGCGCTGCAGGCCCTCCCCCGGCGTACGCGCGAGGTCCTCGTGCTCCGGTACTACCTCGATCTGGCCTTCGCCGAGATCGCCCAGATTCTCGGGATCAGCGAGTCCTCCGCCCGCGCCACGTCGTCCCGCGGCCTCGCGATCCTGACCGAACGCCTCAAGGAACTCCGATGA